A single window of Drosophila suzukii chromosome 3, CBGP_Dsuzu_IsoJpt1.0, whole genome shotgun sequence DNA harbors:
- the LOC118877294 gene encoding uncharacterized protein yields MMSSEASGSITIKEEASTSSTAGNIPVESGETKAKKPEIGADKAESLSEAEGGNATETTETHLKRLQNLRKELSYLSETDWMYESLDKKAAQ; encoded by the exons ATGATGTCTAGCGAAGCTTCCGGAAGTATTACGATCAAAGAAGAAGCATCCACAAGCAGTACGGCTGGCAATATTCCCGTAGAATCCGGCGAAACAAAG GCTAAGAAACCGGAGATCGGGGCTGACAAGGCGGAATCGCTGAGCGAAGCCGAGGGCGGGAACGCGACGGAGACGACAGAGACCCATTTGAAGCGACTGCAGAATCTGCGCAAGGAATTGAGCTACCTCAGCGAAACCGACTGGATGTACGAGAGTCTCGACAAGAAAGCAGCGCAGTAG
- the armi gene encoding probable RNA helicase armi has translation MFTYVRKFFANPDREAIMECLDRENRFLDQKIMEEKMDRQLQGNQSAMDEVMNNQMGELTQGLSAMDINREGACTARKGVITSLGSDRGVIDKDVFFESKVADDIFLELQVGCVVEYLTFKKGDTIRVVKVKRILEHNWEDAKHNQIEDALDKLKNENPTCFNTQLRSVLGLIRQRLASSVDVETEYGQLTVELDNIEMTFIPKTGDRVRLECNIQLDDDFVDKQGEILQVTKMFPTRIQQAEKCIVERVYTDLAVLGPETYVLKSDVPTGVDLHLGDFVLADLIECQYSKFTRRAIKLTPMEKNFGATKITSQGNSGSSSNPQAVTVTGVSRFITTELWQKKSVSLKLTNNLSRKLRLESVVVSNDSESQLSVVEPLESVDIASGAEIPLVFEIHTQFQGEATESYELKFDRFKMKRSFTVIVCETKEEAAEADRRLIAAETLIAPGRNIQQRSKFYANQVWCNQVEVIPGEHNAPRRRFVALRLGFFEVPEKLRQIYLTVERKQDLIDAIEQLYSCIKEPLSIRNYVQRFGLFLHLEEIECFVSFRNYDRDRAHFLRDGEYLALQIENLAERRPSLVVGDTVRAVDPWADPNCRSNKTYEGVIHKVLFNRVLLKFNASFQEKYNGEDYRLEFYFSRYSFRKQHHAISKIGSVMGEDFLFPSKVTKRENPQLEVQMVDDDMYLYDSKLPWYNSSLNCIQKRAVFNILRGEAEDIPYVIFGPPGTGKTVTLVETLLQLVRNLPGARILVGTPSNSAADLVTKRLIDSNVLLQGDFIRFVSHNQVERDLIPPELMSYCATSDLGSVGTCEDKMMVTESGLKLRCQAKFMGTHRITISTCTTLGNFLQMGFPPGHFTHVLFDEAGQSTESETIVPIVMLTKKRSQVILSGDPRQLQAIVMNRFAGSRGFSMSFLERLLERSPYRKDLQRYPESSGYNPSVLTKLLYNYRALPSIMSIYSKLFYDDELISVVSDKDSREAKLLSRLRCVFEPEKDMPQAHGTFFYGITGENRQENDSPSWYNPQEVKEVFLMTISLYRANVSPEQIGILTPYMKQVKMLRNMFIGTDVAMPKIGSVEEFQGQERDIMLISTVRSSESILRIDTRLSLGFVCCNKRMNVAVSRARAMMIIFGNPHLLAVDECWRQLILYCAQNNAYFGCELPQSVVNQEDEDPVQLEKFVP, from the exons ATGTTTACATACGTTCGCAAGTTTTTCGCCAACCCAGACCGGGAGGCTATAATGGAGTGTTTGGATCGGGAGAATCGCTTTTTGGATCAAAAAATAATGGAAGAGAAGATGGACCGCCAGCTTCAGGGGAATCAATCCGCTATGGATGAGGTTATGAACAACCAGATGGGTGAACTTACGCAGGGACTATCTGCCATGGATATAAATAGGGAAGGAGCCTGTACCGCCAGGAAGGGAGTGATCACCAGTTTGGGCAGCGACCGTGGTGTCATCGACAAAGACGTCTTCTTCGAAAGCAAGGTGGCAGATGATATCTTCTTGGAGCTCCAGGTCGGCTGTGTGGTCGAGTATTTGACCTTCAAAAAGGGGGACACCATAAGGGTGGTCAAGGTGAAGCGCATCCTCGAGCACAACTGGGAGGATGCAAAACATAACCAG ATCGAGGATGCTCTAGACAAGCTGAAGAATGAGAATCCCACCTGCTTCAACACCCAGCTGAGGAGCGTATTGGGCCTGATTCGCCAGCGCCTGGCATCCTCCGTAGACGTGGAGACGGAATACGGACAGCTCACCGTCGAGCTGGACAACATCGAGATGACCTTCATCCCCAAGACGGGAGATCGAGTGCGCCTGGAGTGCAACATTCAGCTGGACGATGATTTTGTAGACAAGCAGGGGGAAATCCTTCAGGTGACCAAGATGTTCCCCACACGCATCCAGCAGGCGGAAAAGTGCATCGTGGAGCGTGTCTACACCGATCTAGCTGTACTGGGTCCGGAAACCTACGTCTTAAAGTCGGACGTGCCCACCGGCGTGGATCTGCACCTGGGCGACTTTGTGCTCGCCGATCTTATTGAGTGTCAGTAT TCTAAATTCACGAGACGCGCCATCAAGCTTACTCCGATGGAGAAGAACTTCGGTGCAACCAAGATCACTTCGCAGGGCAATTCGGGATCTTCCAGCAATCCTCAGGCTGTTACGGTGACTGGTGTAAGCCGCTTCATTACCACAGAACTCTGGCAAAAGAAGAGTGTGTCACTAAAACTGACCAACAACCTAAGCCGCAAGTTGCGCCTGGAGAGCGTTGTTGTCTCCAATGATAGTGAGTCGCAGTTAAGCGTGGTGGAACCGCTTGAATCCGTGGATATTGCCAGCGGCGCCGAAATACCGCTGGTCTTCGAGATTCACACCCAATTTCAGGGTGAAGCAACTGAAAGTTACGAGCTGAAGTTCGACCGGTTCAAGATGAAGCGCTCTTTTACTGTCATCGTCTGTGAAACCAAGGAGGAGGCCGCCGAAGCCGATAGGCGTTTGATAGCCGCTGAAACTCTCATTGCACCCGGACGTAACATCCAGCAGAGATCCAAATTCTATGCCAACCAAGTTTGGTGCAACCAAGTGGAAGTGATTCCGGGTGAACACAATGCCCCCAGGCGCAGATTTGTTGCACTGCGATTGGGTTTCTTTGAG gttCCCGAGAAGTTGCGTCAAATTTATTTGACCGTTGAACGGAAACAGGATTTGATCGATGCCATCGAACAGCTTTACTCTTGCATCAAGGAGCCCCTGAGCATTAGGAACTATGTGCAGCGTTTCGGTCTATTCCTGCACCTCGAGGAGATTGAGTGCTTTGTGAGCTTCCGCAACTACGACAGAGACCGAGCCCATTTCCTGCGAGACGGAGAGTACCTCGCGCTGCAGATCGAGAATCTGGCCGAACGTCGTCCATCGCTGGTCGTGGGCGATACAGTCCGAGCCGTAGATCCCTGGGCGGATCCCAATTGCCGAAGTAACAAGACCTACGAGGGCGTCATTCATAAGGTGCTCTTCAATCGCGTCCTGCTCAAATTCAACGCCAGTTTCCAGGAGAAGTATAATGGCGAGGACTATCGACTTGAGTTCTATTTCTCGCGGTATTCTTTCCGCAAGCAGCACCATGCCATCTCGAAAATCGGCAGCGTCATGGGTGAGGATTTCCTGTTCCCCAGTAAGGTGACAAAGCGCGAGAATCCCCAGTTGGAGGTGCAAATGGTGGACGATGATATGTATCTGTACGACTCTAAATTGCCGTGGTATAACTCGTCTCTCAACTGCATCCAAAAGCGAGCTGTCTTCAATATCCTGCGAGGTGAAGCAGAAGACATTCCGTACGTGATCTTTGGGCCACCAGGCACTGGGAAAACCGTGACACTGGTGGAGACACTTCTGCAATTGGTCAGGAATCTTCCTGGGGCTCGAATCCTGGTCGGAACCCCTTCCAATAGCGCAGCTGATTTGGTAACCAAGAGGCTCATCGATAGCAATGTCTTACTCCAGGGAGATTTCATTCGTTTTGTGTCGCACAATCAAGTGGAGAGGGACTTAATACCTCCCGAATTGATGAGCTACTGTGCCACCTCTGACCTCGGTTCAGTGGGTACTTGCGAGGATAAA ATGATGGTAACCGAATCGGGACTGAAGCTCCGCTGCCAGGCAAAGTTCATGGGTACCCACCGAATCACCATCTCCACCTGCACTACTTTGGGCAACTTCCTGCAGATGGGATTCCCACCGGGGCATTTTACCCACGTGCTTTTCGATGAGGCGGGTCAAAGCACCGAATCAGAGACCATAGTACCCATTGTAATGTTGACGAAAAAACGCAGTCAAGTGATTTTGTCAGGTGATCCTCGCCAACTGCAGGCTATTGTCATGAACAGATTTGCGGGAAGCAGAGGATTTTCCATGTCCTTCCTAGAGAGATTGCTGGAACGTTCGCCCTATCGAAAGGATCTCCAGAGATATCCCGAAAGCTCGGGCTACAATCCCAGTGTATTGACCAAATTATTGTACAATTATCGAGCATTGCCGTCGATTATGAGTATTTATAGCAAGCTCTTCTACGACGACGAATTGATCTCGGTGGTTTCCGATAAGGATTCGAGAGAAGCTAAGCTGCTGTCCAGACTTCGATGTGTCTTCGAGCCCGAAAAGGACATGCCTCAAGCGCATGGCACCTTCTTCTATGGCATCACTGGGGAGAATAGGCAGGAGAACGATTCCCCCTCCTGGTACAATCCCCAAGAAGTCAAGGAAGTGTTCCTCATGACCATTTCCCTGTATCGCGCCAATGTGAGTCCGGAACAGATCGGAATACTCACTCCTTATATGAAGCAGGTGAAGATGCTGCGCAACATGTTTATTGGCACCGATGTGGCTATGCCGAAGATTGGTTCTGTTGAGGAGTTTCAAGGACAG GAACGAGACATTATGCTCATCTCCACGGTGCGTTCGTCGGAATCGATCCTTCGTATCGATACCCGATTATCCTTGGGCTTTGTGTGTTGCAACAAGCGGATGAACGTGGCTGTTTCCCGAGCTCGTGCCATGATGATTATTTTCGGGAATCCCCATCTTTTAGCCGTCGACGAATGCTGGCGCCAACTCATATTGTATTGTGCCCAAAATAACGCCTATTTTGGCTGTGAGTTACCACAATCTGTGGTGAATCAGGAGGATGAAGATCCAGTTCAGTTGGAAAAATTCGTGCCTTAA
- the CycJ gene encoding cyclin-J-like protein isoform X2 gives MDQNWAAEQNIFEVIRKSEKNRHTTDVDTRLAKTHWLSDYARDIFLTMREQELRRLPMFFLSSQIDDRQKLLQFLQLVARTHKLGRCALHLAVYYLDRFLDYYRVRPDKLFMVSITCLHLAAQIENTDAFIPRFSELNQLVRNVYTLSEYKVVERKLLCFLNFELVRPTTASFAELFACSFLTRCDFAAYTEMLDECEREHNIQAFPRYGSFEQMLGSLGQQLVSMADYTLSTFPMIHPRFWPPPALLRFDRSAGLSAGRSTSLN, from the exons ATGGACCAGAACTGGGCTGCCGAGCAGAACATCTTCGAGGTCATCCGAAAATCGGAAAAGAATCGCCACACAACGGACGTTGATACG CGCCTGGCGAAGACGCACTGGCTCAGCGACTATGCTCGGGACATATTTTTGACCATGCGGGAGCAGGAACTTCGCCGCCTTCCAATGTTTTTCCTTTCGTCACAAATTGACGATCGCCAGAAACTGCTGCAGTTCCTCCAACTGGTGGCCCGAACCCACAAACTGGGTCGCTGTGCACTGCACTTGG CCGTTTACTACCTGGATCGCTTCCTTGACTACTACAGAGTCCGACCGGACAAGCTTTTCATGGTGTCCATCACCTGTCTTCACTTGGCAGCTCAGATCGAAAACACCGATGCATTTATACCGCGCTTCAGCGAGTTAAACCAATTGGTCAGGAATGTTTACACACTATCCGAATACAAGGTTGTGGAAAGGAAGCTGCTGTGCTTCCTTAACTTCGAGCTAGTGCGTCCCACAACGGCCAGTTTTGCGGAGCTGTTCGCGTGCAGCTTCCTCACCCGCTGCGACTTTGCGGCCTACACCGAGATGTTGGATGAATGCGAGAGGGAACATAATATCCAGGCATTTCCACGTTACGGAAGCTTCGAACAAATGCTGGGTAGTTTGGGGCAGCAACTGGTTAGCATGGCGGACTACACATTGAGCA CTTTTCCAATGATTCACCCTCGCTTTTGGCCGCCGCCTGCATTGCTGCGGTTCGACAGGTCAGCGGGGTTAAGCGCTGGTCGCAGTACCTCATTGAACTGA
- the CycJ gene encoding cyclin-J-like protein isoform X1, whose product MDQNWAAEQNIFEVIRKSEKNRHTTDVDTRLAKTHWLSDYARDIFLTMREQELRRLPMFFLSSQIDDRQKLLQFLQLVARTHKLGRCALHLAVYYLDRFLDYYRVRPDKLFMVSITCLHLAAQIENTDAFIPRFSELNQLVRNVYTLSEYKVVERKLLCFLNFELVRPTTASFAELFACSFLTRCDFAAYTEMLDECEREHNIQAFPRYGSFEQMLGSLGQQLVSMADYTLSIYSFSNDSPSLLAAACIAAVRQVSGVKRWSQYLIELTSYTEAHVEPYMDVLTDYFYYQDIQHAWEFPFGQNNPKLSSPDSGFEESLTENTQLVVSDEVVTVEVETYNIITVQLQNTAPESTKSLPEIQSHLKRPRFEDNTDSPHPFKQARFENEPKDL is encoded by the exons ATGGACCAGAACTGGGCTGCCGAGCAGAACATCTTCGAGGTCATCCGAAAATCGGAAAAGAATCGCCACACAACGGACGTTGATACG CGCCTGGCGAAGACGCACTGGCTCAGCGACTATGCTCGGGACATATTTTTGACCATGCGGGAGCAGGAACTTCGCCGCCTTCCAATGTTTTTCCTTTCGTCACAAATTGACGATCGCCAGAAACTGCTGCAGTTCCTCCAACTGGTGGCCCGAACCCACAAACTGGGTCGCTGTGCACTGCACTTGG CCGTTTACTACCTGGATCGCTTCCTTGACTACTACAGAGTCCGACCGGACAAGCTTTTCATGGTGTCCATCACCTGTCTTCACTTGGCAGCTCAGATCGAAAACACCGATGCATTTATACCGCGCTTCAGCGAGTTAAACCAATTGGTCAGGAATGTTTACACACTATCCGAATACAAGGTTGTGGAAAGGAAGCTGCTGTGCTTCCTTAACTTCGAGCTAGTGCGTCCCACAACGGCCAGTTTTGCGGAGCTGTTCGCGTGCAGCTTCCTCACCCGCTGCGACTTTGCGGCCTACACCGAGATGTTGGATGAATGCGAGAGGGAACATAATATCCAGGCATTTCCACGTTACGGAAGCTTCGAACAAATGCTGGGTAGTTTGGGGCAGCAACTGGTTAGCATGGCGGACTACACATTGAGCA TTTACAGCTTTTCCAATGATTCACCCTCGCTTTTGGCCGCCGCCTGCATTGCTGCGGTTCGACAGGTCAGCGGGGTTAAGCGCTGGTCGCAGTACCTCATTGAACTGACCTCCTACACCGAGGCCCATGTGGAACCCTACATGGACGTGCTCACCGACTACTTTTACTATCAGGATATTCAGCATGCCTGGGAGTTTCCCTTCGGTCAGAACAACCCGAAATTATCCAGTCCCGATTCTGGCTTTGAGGAGTCGCTGACTGAAAACACACAGCTTGTGGTCTCTGATGAAGTGGTCACCGTGGAGGTGGAGACCTACAACATTATCACCGTGCAGCTGCAGAACACAGCTCCGGAGTCTACGAAATCTCTTCCCGAAATACAATCGCATCTTAAGCGCCCACGCTTTGAAGATAATACAGATTCCCCTCATCCATTTAAGCAAGCCAGATTCGAAAACGAACCCAAAGATTTGTAA
- the LOC108011872 gene encoding solute carrier family 35 member C2 — protein MVAAKYERLNSSGGEAGAGNGNASDAEDEEIELSLAQKTQLNNGHRLRQSNFKYASGKSGSGESRGAAETATLAQEENMMMQMAVGTLAIIFLYLTLSISLTFYQTDINRQMPFPLAIVTYHLVVKFLLAALARRIYRLRMGRSRVQLDWRVALRKMAPTGVASAIDIGFSNWGLALVPISLYTMTKSSTIVFILLFAIALGLEKKSWYLVSIVGLIGTGLVMFTYKSTQFNALGFFFILFASLSSGLRWSFAQFIMQKSKLGLHNPIDMIYYMQPWMIASLVPLVFGIEGGNLIAVLEDLHSHTSNEISWAIAKISAGALLAFLMEFSEFLVLCKTSSLTLSIAGIFKDICQLALAVTLKKDQLSVINYIGLVICLAGIVCHLLHKYTSMKESQRQQKDLEFDNDQEESSPGEYKFNEGSAIAGVHVKSHSTLTVPLLEQTDSEDESGHDPSNKQNASDVIFDVLKRRDMQR, from the exons ATGGTGGCGGCCAAGTACGAGCGGCTGAACTCCAGTGGTGGTGAGGCGGGTGCTGGAAACGGAAATGCCAGCGATGCGGAAGACGAGGAGATCGAGCTCAGTTTGGCCCAGAAAACGCAGCTGAACAATGGCCATCGTTTGCGTCAGAGCAACTTCAAGTACGCCAGCGGAAAGTCGGGATCTGGCGAGTCCCGTGGAGCTGCGGAGACGGCCACGTTGGCCCAGGAGGAGAACATGATGATGCAGATGGCCGTGGGCACACTGGCCATTATCTTTTTGTATCTAACGCTCTCCATATCGCTGACCTTCTACCAAACGGACATCAACCGGCAGATGCCCTTTCCCCTGGCCATCGTGACCTATCATCTGGTCGTGAAGTTCCTGCTGGCTGCCCTGGCGCGCAGGATCTACAGGCTGCGAATGGGCAGGTCGAGGGTACAGCTGGATTGGCGCGTGGCCCTGCGAAAGATGGCCCCCACGGGCGTGGCCAGTGCCATCGATATAGGGTTCTCCAACTGGGGGTTGGCCCTGGTTCCCATCTCACTGTACACCATGACCAAGTCCTCGACCATCGTCTTTATCCTACTGTTCGCCATCGCTTTGGGACTGGAAAAGAAG AGCTGGTATCTGGTGTCGATTGTGGGCCTGATAGGCACGGGCCTTGTGATGTTCACCTACAAGTCCACGCAGTTCAATGCCCTGGGCTTCTTCTTCATCCTCTTCGCCTCGCTAAGCAGCGGATTGCGATGGAGTTTCGCACAGTTCATAATGCAGAAATCCAAGCTGGGATTGCACAACCCCATAGACATGATATACTACATGCAGCCGTGGATGATTGCCTCGCTGGTGCCCCTGGTTTTTGGCATAGAAG GTGGTAACCTTATCGCGGTTCTTGAAGATCTCCATAGCCATACATCCAATGAGATAAGCTGGGCCATTGCGAAGATATCAGCAGGAGCCTTGCTGGCCTTTCTCATGGAGTTTAGCGAGTTCCTGGTGCTGTGTAAGACCTCCAGTCTCACCCTCTCGATAGCCGGGATCTTCAAGGACATCTGCCAGTTGGCCCTGGCTGTGACCCTGAAAAAGGACCAGTTGAGCGTTATTAACTACATTGGTTTGGTCATTTGCCTGGCGGGCATTGTTTGCCACCTCCTGCACAAGTACACCAGTATGAAGGAGTCGCAGAGGCAGCAGAAGGATTTAGAATTCGACAACGACCAGGAGGAGTCGTCGCCGGGCGAGTACAAATTCAACGAGGGCAGTGCCATTGCGGGTGTGCACGTGAAATCGCATTCCACGCTGACGGTGCCATTGCTGGAGCAAACCGATTCGGAGGATGAGTCGGGCCATGATCCCAGCAACAAACAGAACGCCTCCGATGTGATCTTCGATGTATTGAAACGACGCGACATGCAGCGATGA